In Perca fluviatilis chromosome 3, GENO_Pfluv_1.0, whole genome shotgun sequence, the following proteins share a genomic window:
- the LOC120555710 gene encoding keratinocyte-associated protein 3 isoform X1 — protein sequence MCTFDKDKGPRRLMKKGLTLILVGHINFILGAIVHGNVLRHISKPSQHITTEYTVANIISVTSGLLSIAAGIIAIVVSRNLHVLKLQIGLLIASFLNALLSAACCTGLLLAISVTVAHNGEGLMLGCNDTMVPTNARSPVSARCPFDTTRIYDTTLALWVTCALLAAVEVGLSVWCFIVGLALRGLAPCGNSYIKEQLEEEAECSPRSRRLIGQRLNPDA from the exons ATGTGCACTTTTG ATAAGGACAAAGGGCCAAGAAGGCTGATGAAAAAGGGATTAACTCTCATCCTGGTCGGCCATATTAACTTCATCCTTGGAGCTATTGTCCATGGCAATGTCCTCCGCCACATTTCCAAACCCAGCCAGCATATCACCACTGAATATACTGTAGCCAACATCATCTCTGTCACCTCTGGCCTGCTG AGCATTGCTGCTGGGATTATTGCCATTGTGGTGTCAAGGAACCTGCACGTGTTAAAACTG CAAATAGGACTTCTAATTGCATCATTCCTAAACGCCCTGCTCTCAGCAGCATGCTGCACTGGGCTCCTCTTGGCAATTAGTGTCACTGTTGCCCACAATGGTGAGGGTTTGATGCTGGGATGCAATGACACAATGGTGCCTACCAATGCTCGCTCACCTGTAAGTGCCAGATGCCCGTTTGATACAACAAGGATCTAT GACACCACCCTGGCGTTGTGGGTTACTTGTGCTTTGTTGGCAGCAGTTGAGGTTGGACTGTCTGTCTGGTGCTTCATCGTTGGATTGGCTCTCCGAGGACTGGCACCCTGTGGGAATAGCTACATCAAagagcag TTGGAGGAAGAAGCTGAGTGCAGTCCCCGCAGTCGACGCCTGATTGGTCAGCGCTTGAACCCTGATGCCTAA
- the LOC120555710 gene encoding keratinocyte-associated protein 3 isoform X2, which produces MKKGLTLILVGHINFILGAIVHGNVLRHISKPSQHITTEYTVANIISVTSGLLSIAAGIIAIVVSRNLHVLKLQIGLLIASFLNALLSAACCTGLLLAISVTVAHNGEGLMLGCNDTMVPTNARSPVSARCPFDTTRIYDTTLALWVTCALLAAVEVGLSVWCFIVGLALRGLAPCGNSYIKEQLEEEAECSPRSRRLIGQRLNPDA; this is translated from the exons ATGAAAAAGGGATTAACTCTCATCCTGGTCGGCCATATTAACTTCATCCTTGGAGCTATTGTCCATGGCAATGTCCTCCGCCACATTTCCAAACCCAGCCAGCATATCACCACTGAATATACTGTAGCCAACATCATCTCTGTCACCTCTGGCCTGCTG AGCATTGCTGCTGGGATTATTGCCATTGTGGTGTCAAGGAACCTGCACGTGTTAAAACTG CAAATAGGACTTCTAATTGCATCATTCCTAAACGCCCTGCTCTCAGCAGCATGCTGCACTGGGCTCCTCTTGGCAATTAGTGTCACTGTTGCCCACAATGGTGAGGGTTTGATGCTGGGATGCAATGACACAATGGTGCCTACCAATGCTCGCTCACCTGTAAGTGCCAGATGCCCGTTTGATACAACAAGGATCTAT GACACCACCCTGGCGTTGTGGGTTACTTGTGCTTTGTTGGCAGCAGTTGAGGTTGGACTGTCTGTCTGGTGCTTCATCGTTGGATTGGCTCTCCGAGGACTGGCACCCTGTGGGAATAGCTACATCAAagagcag TTGGAGGAAGAAGCTGAGTGCAGTCCCCGCAGTCGACGCCTGATTGGTCAGCGCTTGAACCCTGATGCCTAA
- the LOC120555710 gene encoding keratinocyte-associated protein 3 isoform X3 yields MCTFDKDKGPRRLMKKGLTLILVGHINFILGAIVHGNVLRHISKPSQHITTEYTVANIISVTSGLLSIAAGIIAIVVSRNLHVLKLQIGLLIASFLNALLSAACCTGLLLAISVTVAHNGEGLMLGCNDTMVPTNARSPVSARCPFDTTRIYLRLDCLSGASSLDWLSEDWHPVGIATSKSSWRKKLSAVPAVDA; encoded by the exons ATGTGCACTTTTG ATAAGGACAAAGGGCCAAGAAGGCTGATGAAAAAGGGATTAACTCTCATCCTGGTCGGCCATATTAACTTCATCCTTGGAGCTATTGTCCATGGCAATGTCCTCCGCCACATTTCCAAACCCAGCCAGCATATCACCACTGAATATACTGTAGCCAACATCATCTCTGTCACCTCTGGCCTGCTG AGCATTGCTGCTGGGATTATTGCCATTGTGGTGTCAAGGAACCTGCACGTGTTAAAACTG CAAATAGGACTTCTAATTGCATCATTCCTAAACGCCCTGCTCTCAGCAGCATGCTGCACTGGGCTCCTCTTGGCAATTAGTGTCACTGTTGCCCACAATGGTGAGGGTTTGATGCTGGGATGCAATGACACAATGGTGCCTACCAATGCTCGCTCACCTGTAAGTGCCAGATGCCCGTTTGATACAACAAGGATCTAT TTGAGGTTGGACTGTCTGTCTGGTGCTTCATCGTTGGATTGGCTCTCCGAGGACTGGCACCCTGTGGGAATAGCTACATCAAagagcag TTGGAGGAAGAAGCTGAGTGCAGTCCCCGCAGTCGACGCCTGA